From a region of the Acinetobacter calcoaceticus genome:
- a CDS encoding DUF805 domain-containing protein codes for MFAQTTSSRPPQLPFKDSPFSIHGRFNRMSYLGGYGLIYLVTLVGYLILASFFGSFQLSSNLFNFEFYSSLSGLSALVVWAFSVFLIYLNIVLVVRRLHDLNKSGWMGLLLFIPVIQFFFMIYLLLASGTAGTNQYGPVRPSTFIEKLMAWLILVAILISLISTAGIFYYFSGTDTLETPSQILQKGTEYF; via the coding sequence ATGTTTGCCCAAACAACCTCTTCACGCCCACCCCAGCTCCCTTTTAAAGATAGTCCTTTTTCAATTCATGGTCGCTTTAATCGTATGAGCTATTTAGGTGGATATGGACTAATTTATTTAGTCACCCTTGTAGGTTATCTTATTTTGGCCTCATTTTTTGGAAGTTTTCAGCTTTCAAGTAATCTGTTTAATTTTGAATTTTATAGTTCTCTTTCTGGCCTCAGTGCTTTAGTGGTCTGGGCTTTTTCGGTCTTCTTGATTTATTTAAATATTGTTCTCGTTGTTCGACGTCTGCATGATTTAAATAAGAGTGGCTGGATGGGATTACTGTTATTCATTCCAGTTATTCAGTTCTTCTTTATGATTTATTTACTGCTTGCCTCAGGTACAGCAGGTACCAATCAGTATGGTCCTGTTCGACCATCAACGTTTATAGAAAAACTTATGGCTTGGCTTATTTTAGTGGCTATTTTAATTAGCCTCATTTCAACAGCAGGAATTTTTTACTATTTCTCAGGGACCGATACTCTAGAAACACCGTCACAAATCTTACAAAAAGGAACGGAATACTTTTAA